The following are from one region of the Longimicrobium sp. genome:
- a CDS encoding DNA alkylation repair protein has translation MAREIADALDALPERTTVPVRELRRGFSRRIAAWEPRHVVELAERLLDGGDDVRRLVAYELVSEHRPALRSLGAAELERLGRGMASWVAVDTFGCYVSGPAWREGQVADEVIHGWAASPDRWWRRAALVSTIGLNNCARGGRGDTPRTLALCALLAADRDDMVVKAVSWSLRELCKRDPAAVEAFVERHRATLAPRVLREVANKLRTGLKNPRPA, from the coding sequence TTGGCCCGGGAGATCGCGGATGCGCTGGATGCGCTGCCGGAGCGCACGACGGTGCCGGTGCGCGAGCTTCGCCGCGGCTTCTCGCGCCGCATCGCCGCGTGGGAGCCGCGGCACGTGGTGGAGCTTGCCGAGCGGCTGCTGGACGGGGGCGATGACGTGCGGCGCCTCGTGGCGTACGAGCTGGTGAGCGAGCACCGGCCAGCCCTGCGCAGCCTGGGAGCCGCCGAGCTGGAGCGGCTCGGGCGCGGGATGGCGTCGTGGGTCGCGGTGGATACCTTTGGGTGCTACGTCTCGGGTCCGGCGTGGCGCGAGGGGCAGGTGGCGGACGAGGTCATCCACGGCTGGGCCGCATCGCCCGACCGCTGGTGGCGGCGCGCGGCGCTGGTGAGCACCATCGGCCTCAACAATTGCGCGCGCGGCGGCCGCGGAGACACGCCGCGCACCCTCGCCCTCTGCGCGCTCCTCGCCGCGGATCGCGACGACATGGTGGTCAAGGCGGTCTCCTGGTCGCTGCGCGAGCTGTGCAAGCGCGACCCCGCCGCCGTCGAGGCGTTCGTCGAGCGGCACCGCGCCACGCTGGCGCCGCGCGTGCTCCGCGAGGTCGCGAACAAGCTACGGACGGGCCTCAAGAACCCGCGCCCGGCGTAG
- a CDS encoding CpsB/CapC family capsule biosynthesis tyrosine phosphatase — MIDFHSHLVPGVDDGATDVEQARAALAEMRGQGVHTAITTPHLSGALTAHPEQLGARLDQVEAAWKEVRGIAAAEEPALRLELGAEVMLNTDTPDLSDPRTRLAGTPFALVEFPRMLVPVNAEQTLSYLLERGWSPVVAHPERYPNLHEELRDAAEWRRMGVRLQVNAGSLLGRFGREAQARAWRLLRLGWVDYLASDYHARGRLALAGARDLLRSRGGEEQATLLLETNAARLLQGEPPLEVPPLEVPPPLWKRILRLGE, encoded by the coding sequence TTGATCGACTTCCACAGCCACCTCGTTCCCGGCGTGGACGACGGCGCGACCGACGTGGAGCAGGCGCGCGCGGCGCTCGCCGAGATGCGCGGCCAGGGGGTGCACACCGCCATCACCACGCCGCACCTGAGCGGCGCGCTGACGGCGCACCCCGAGCAGCTCGGCGCGCGCCTCGACCAGGTGGAGGCGGCGTGGAAGGAGGTGCGCGGCATCGCCGCGGCGGAGGAGCCGGCGCTGCGGCTGGAGCTCGGCGCCGAGGTGATGCTGAACACGGACACCCCCGACCTCTCCGACCCGCGCACCCGGCTGGCGGGGACCCCGTTCGCGCTCGTCGAGTTCCCGCGCATGCTGGTGCCGGTGAACGCGGAGCAGACCCTTTCGTACCTCCTGGAGCGCGGGTGGTCGCCGGTCGTGGCGCATCCCGAGCGCTACCCGAACCTCCACGAGGAGCTGCGGGACGCCGCGGAGTGGCGGCGGATGGGCGTCCGCCTGCAGGTGAACGCGGGGTCGCTGCTGGGACGCTTCGGGCGGGAGGCGCAGGCGCGCGCATGGCGGCTCCTGCGGCTCGGCTGGGTGGACTACCTGGCGAGCGACTACCACGCGCGTGGCCGGCTGGCGCTGGCGGGTGCGCGCGACCTGCTCCGCTCGCGCGGCGGCGAGGAGCAGGCGACGCTACTCCTGGAGACCAATGCCGCCCGCCTCCTGCAGGGCGAGCCGCCGCTGGAGGTGCCGCCGCTGGAGGTGCCGCCGCCGCTCTGGAAGCGCATCCTGCGGCTGGGCGAGTAG
- a CDS encoding cation:proton antiporter, whose translation MPNLLLLLVQIGVVLVAARLVGLLFRRIHQPQVVGEMVAGILLGPSLLGWAAPEISARLFPAASLGFLNSISQIGLLIFMFLVGLELDPKLLRGKSHTAVVTSHASIVAPFFLGALLSLLLYPRLSDDSVTFTGFALFMGAAMSVTAFPVLARILTERGLTKTRVGAVAIACAAVDDVTAWCILAGVVAVVRSGTGVHSLWVTLAGSAAFVAVMLGLVRPVLARLEGAFHRHGKLTQDLLGGVLLMGLASAWMTEYLGIHALFGAFLAGAVMPKGERFVHALTEKLEDVTVVLLLPLFFAFTGLRTSLALLEGAEMWGYAALIILVAVAGKWGGSTLAARFTGMNWREAGAVGVLMNTRGLMELVILNIGLDIGVISPALFAMMVLMALVTTFMTSPLLEWIYPARMIRRDAGVPGEPESHTEPQRGTERTAEGFPCAL comes from the coding sequence ATGCCGAACCTTCTCCTTCTCCTCGTCCAGATCGGCGTCGTGCTGGTTGCGGCGCGGCTGGTGGGGCTCCTCTTCCGCCGCATCCACCAGCCGCAGGTCGTGGGCGAGATGGTGGCGGGGATCCTCCTGGGGCCGTCGCTGCTCGGGTGGGCGGCGCCCGAAATCTCGGCGCGCCTCTTTCCGGCGGCGTCGCTCGGCTTCCTGAACTCGATCAGCCAGATCGGGCTGCTGATCTTCATGTTCCTGGTGGGGCTGGAGCTCGATCCGAAGCTGCTGCGCGGCAAGAGCCACACGGCGGTGGTGACGAGCCATGCCAGCATCGTCGCGCCCTTTTTCCTCGGCGCGCTCCTCTCGCTCCTCCTCTACCCGCGCCTCTCGGACGACAGCGTCACCTTCACCGGCTTCGCGCTCTTCATGGGCGCGGCCATGAGCGTGACGGCGTTCCCCGTGCTGGCGCGCATCCTCACCGAGCGCGGGCTCACGAAGACGCGCGTGGGCGCGGTGGCCATCGCCTGCGCGGCGGTGGACGACGTGACGGCGTGGTGCATCCTGGCCGGCGTGGTGGCGGTGGTGCGGAGCGGCACGGGCGTGCATTCGCTCTGGGTGACGCTGGCCGGCTCGGCGGCGTTCGTGGCGGTAATGCTTGGGCTGGTGCGGCCCGTGCTGGCGCGGCTGGAGGGCGCCTTTCACCGGCACGGCAAGCTGACGCAGGACCTGCTCGGCGGGGTGCTCCTCATGGGCCTCGCCTCCGCGTGGATGACGGAGTACCTGGGGATCCACGCGCTGTTCGGCGCCTTCCTGGCGGGCGCGGTGATGCCCAAGGGGGAGCGCTTCGTCCACGCCCTCACCGAAAAGCTGGAGGACGTGACGGTGGTCCTCCTCCTCCCGCTCTTCTTCGCCTTCACGGGGCTGCGCACCTCCTTGGCGCTGCTGGAGGGGGCGGAGATGTGGGGGTACGCCGCGCTCATCATCCTCGTGGCGGTGGCGGGGAAGTGGGGCGGCTCCACGCTGGCCGCGCGCTTCACGGGAATGAACTGGCGCGAGGCGGGCGCGGTCGGGGTGCTGATGAACACGCGCGGGCTGATGGAGCTGGTCATCCTCAACATCGGCCTGGACATCGGGGTGATCTCCCCCGCGCTCTTTGCGATGATGGTGCTGATGGCGCTGGTGACCACCTTCATGACCTCGCCGCTGCTGGAGTGGATCTATCCGGCGCGGATGATACGGCGCGATGCCGGCGTTCCGGGGGAACCGGAGTCTCACACAGAGCCGCAGAGGGGTACGGAAAGAACAGCGGAGGGGTTCCCCTGTGCCTTGTAG
- a CDS encoding tetratricopeptide repeat protein, which translates to MASPSVARTRRPSAAVQSDDALAMRAAEVAEWAKRNIRRIVTVAGALAVLMLLAVGYFLMQRSNASRASVAYLELSAGNAQGPQRTTQLEAFVAQYGGTNEGKEARLELAGLYLDGNQAARALPHAREVAGSGGYLKYQGQLMLGSVLARTGDRAGAIQAYRDAAATARMDFQRAEALNQAAILQEGASNWQGAAELYREMLKDTKEGTMDRSVIEMRLAETEAKIATARR; encoded by the coding sequence ATGGCTTCGCCCTCCGTCGCCCGTACCCGCCGCCCCTCCGCCGCTGTCCAGTCCGACGACGCGCTCGCCATGCGCGCCGCCGAAGTCGCGGAATGGGCCAAGCGGAACATCCGCCGGATCGTGACGGTGGCCGGTGCCCTCGCCGTGCTGATGCTGCTCGCGGTGGGCTACTTCCTCATGCAGCGCAGCAACGCGTCCAGGGCTTCGGTGGCGTACCTGGAGCTCTCCGCGGGGAACGCGCAGGGGCCGCAGCGGACGACGCAGCTGGAGGCGTTCGTGGCGCAGTACGGCGGCACCAACGAGGGAAAGGAGGCGCGGCTGGAGCTCGCCGGGCTCTACCTGGACGGCAACCAGGCGGCCCGCGCGCTCCCGCACGCCCGTGAAGTCGCGGGGTCCGGCGGGTACCTGAAGTACCAGGGGCAGCTGATGCTGGGCTCGGTGCTGGCCCGCACCGGCGACCGCGCCGGCGCCATCCAGGCGTACCGCGACGCCGCGGCCACCGCCCGCATGGACTTCCAGCGCGCCGAGGCGCTGAACCAGGCCGCCATCCTCCAGGAAGGGGCCAGCAACTGGCAGGGCGCCGCGGAGCTGTACCGCGAGATGCTCAAGGACACCAAGGAAGGGACGATGGACCGCTCCGTCATCGAGATGCGCCTGGCCGAGACCGAGGCGAAGATCGCGACGGCGCGCCGCTAG
- the lgt gene encoding prolipoprotein diacylglyceryl transferase: MLEIRYPYIDPVAIDLPGPLDVRWYGLGYMAGFGVAYYILRRLAQRRFLKLDPDAVGDLIFALMLGVILGGRLGYILFYDFSSFAANPLSIIRIWEGGLAFHGGLLGVILAGAWFARKQGARFLNLGDALALGVCPGIFTVRVANFVNGELFGRIAGPDVPWAVRFPTDPRAAELLGVGGALQDRERIIRDAFESGRWDAVSAEVPLRHPSQLYEALGEGLVLGVILWLVYRWSSRRGHPLGAGFFGGVFMLGYGVARTFIELFRQPDVQFTDDADRVGTVLGPLTMGQTLSLLMIAVGIFLLVQGWRKRVPQAHLST; this comes from the coding sequence GTGCTGGAGATACGCTACCCGTACATCGATCCCGTCGCGATCGACCTCCCCGGGCCGCTGGACGTGCGGTGGTACGGGCTTGGGTACATGGCCGGGTTCGGCGTGGCGTACTACATCCTGCGGCGCCTGGCACAGAGGCGCTTCCTGAAGCTTGACCCCGACGCGGTGGGCGACCTGATCTTCGCCCTCATGCTCGGCGTCATCCTCGGGGGGCGCCTCGGCTACATCCTCTTCTACGACTTCTCCAGCTTCGCCGCCAACCCGCTCTCCATCATCCGCATCTGGGAGGGCGGGCTCGCCTTCCATGGCGGGCTGCTCGGCGTGATCCTGGCCGGCGCCTGGTTCGCGCGGAAGCAGGGGGCCCGCTTCCTGAATCTGGGCGACGCGCTGGCGCTGGGCGTGTGCCCCGGGATCTTCACGGTGCGCGTCGCCAACTTCGTCAACGGCGAGCTCTTCGGCCGCATCGCGGGGCCGGACGTGCCGTGGGCGGTTCGTTTCCCGACTGACCCCAGGGCCGCCGAGCTCCTGGGAGTCGGCGGGGCGCTGCAGGATCGCGAGCGGATCATCCGCGACGCCTTCGAGAGTGGCCGGTGGGACGCGGTCAGCGCGGAGGTTCCCCTCCGCCACCCGTCGCAGCTCTACGAAGCGCTCGGCGAGGGGCTGGTGCTGGGAGTGATCCTCTGGCTGGTGTACCGCTGGTCGTCGCGGCGCGGGCACCCGCTGGGCGCGGGGTTCTTTGGCGGCGTGTTCATGCTGGGATACGGCGTGGCGCGCACCTTCATCGAGCTCTTTCGCCAGCCGGACGTGCAGTTCACCGACGATGCCGACCGGGTCGGCACCGTGCTCGGCCCGCTGACGATGGGCCAGACGCTCTCGCTCCTGATGATCGCCGTGGGGATTTTTCTTCTGGTGCAGGGGTGGAGGAAGCGCGTACCGCAGGCACATCTTTCCACCTGA
- a CDS encoding cation diffusion facilitator family transporter — protein MGAGHDHGHGHAHGSQRRLAVVLVLAAAYMVAEAVGGWVAGSLALLADAGHMLSDVGALALALFAAWIGRRPANARRTYGYHRTEILAALANASTLIAISLFIFVEAFQRLNDPQPVQGALVMWIAVGGLAVNLVGMWVLHGGRGENLNVRGAWLHMLTDALGSVGAIAGGAAVWAFGWFWADPAVSVLIGALVIYASWGLLRESVSVLLEGTPTHIDLDEVRAAMLQVDDVEAVHDLHVWTITSGMEAMSGHVIVGERHERRPSADILADLHRVLHDRFGLHHLTIQLEPRGFQESGCVTLAGC, from the coding sequence ATGGGCGCGGGACACGACCACGGACACGGGCATGCGCACGGCAGCCAGCGCCGGCTGGCGGTGGTGCTGGTGCTGGCGGCGGCGTACATGGTGGCGGAGGCGGTGGGCGGCTGGGTGGCCGGCTCGCTCGCCCTCCTGGCCGACGCGGGGCACATGCTCTCCGACGTGGGGGCGCTGGCGCTCGCGCTTTTCGCGGCGTGGATCGGGCGCCGCCCCGCCAACGCGCGCCGCACCTACGGCTACCACCGCACCGAGATCCTGGCCGCGCTCGCCAACGCGAGCACGTTGATCGCCATCTCCCTCTTCATCTTCGTGGAGGCGTTCCAGCGCCTGAACGACCCCCAACCGGTGCAGGGCGCGCTGGTGATGTGGATCGCGGTGGGCGGGCTGGCGGTGAACCTGGTCGGAATGTGGGTGCTCCACGGCGGCCGCGGCGAGAACCTGAACGTGCGCGGCGCCTGGCTGCACATGCTCACCGACGCGCTGGGGAGCGTGGGCGCCATCGCGGGCGGCGCCGCGGTGTGGGCGTTCGGGTGGTTCTGGGCGGACCCGGCGGTCTCCGTCCTCATCGGCGCGCTGGTGATCTACGCCTCGTGGGGCCTCCTCAGGGAGAGCGTCTCCGTCCTCCTGGAGGGCACCCCCACGCACATCGACCTGGACGAGGTGCGCGCCGCCATGCTCCAGGTGGACGACGTGGAAGCCGTGCACGACCTGCACGTCTGGACCATCACCAGCGGCATGGAGGCGATGAGCGGCCACGTGATCGTCGGCGAGCGCCACGAGCGCCGCCCCTCCGCCGACATCCTCGCCGACCTGCACCGCGTCCTTCACGACCGCTTCGGCCTGCACCACCTGACGATCCAGCTGGAGCCCCGTGGGTTCCAGGAGAGCGGGTGCGTGACGCTGGCGGGGTGTTGA
- the trxB gene encoding thioredoxin-disulfide reductase, with protein sequence MSADGKIENVVIVGSGPAAWTAALYAARANLDPLVIEGEPSPTMIPGGQLMYTTEIENFPGFPDGLQAQELMERMKAQAVRFGTRVIGENVASVDLTGHPFVLRLTWSGEVHARSVIISTGARANWLGLPNEMRLAQSGGGVSACAVCDGALPAFRNQRLVVVGGGDTAMEEANYLTKFASEVVIVHRRDSFRASQVMAKRALENPKISVRWNTAVTDVLGDEFVTGVRLKSLTTGAEEDFECGGLFVAIGHTPNTSFLEGALDLTEHGYVKTPHAWRTRTSVNGVFAAGDVMDDYFRQAITAAGTGCMAALEAERWLALHDGIGQDPVLETAESSIAQADRGGIAVD encoded by the coding sequence ATGAGCGCGGATGGGAAGATCGAGAACGTGGTGATCGTCGGATCGGGCCCCGCGGCCTGGACGGCCGCCCTGTACGCAGCACGCGCCAACCTGGATCCCCTGGTGATCGAGGGGGAGCCCTCGCCCACGATGATCCCGGGCGGGCAGCTCATGTACACCACCGAGATCGAGAACTTCCCCGGCTTCCCAGACGGGCTGCAGGCGCAGGAGCTGATGGAGCGGATGAAGGCGCAGGCCGTCCGCTTCGGCACGCGCGTAATCGGCGAGAACGTGGCCTCGGTCGACCTCACCGGGCATCCGTTCGTGCTGCGGCTCACCTGGTCCGGCGAGGTGCACGCGCGCTCCGTGATCATCTCCACCGGCGCGCGCGCCAACTGGCTGGGGCTTCCCAACGAGATGCGGCTCGCGCAGTCGGGCGGCGGCGTCTCCGCATGCGCGGTGTGCGATGGAGCCCTCCCCGCCTTTCGCAACCAGCGCCTGGTGGTGGTCGGCGGCGGCGACACGGCGATGGAGGAGGCCAACTACCTCACCAAGTTCGCCAGCGAGGTGGTGATCGTGCACCGGCGCGACTCGTTCCGCGCATCGCAGGTGATGGCGAAGCGCGCGCTGGAGAACCCCAAGATCAGCGTGCGCTGGAACACCGCCGTGACCGACGTGCTGGGGGACGAGTTCGTGACCGGCGTGCGCCTCAAGTCGCTCACCACGGGCGCGGAGGAGGACTTCGAGTGCGGCGGCCTGTTCGTGGCGATCGGCCACACGCCGAACACGTCGTTCCTGGAAGGTGCGCTGGACCTCACGGAGCATGGCTACGTGAAGACGCCGCACGCCTGGCGCACGCGCACCAGCGTCAACGGCGTCTTCGCCGCGGGCGACGTGATGGACGACTACTTCCGCCAGGCCATCACCGCCGCCGGCACCGGGTGCATGGCCGCGCTTGAGGCGGAGCGCTGGCTCGCCCTGCACGACGGCATCGGCCAGGACCCGGTGCTGGAGACCGCCGAAAGCTCGATTGCGCAGGCGGATCGCGGCGGGATCGCGGTGGACTGA
- a CDS encoding ATP-binding protein: MTDPPATPGARILRALLRVPLFYKILIANAALVLLGAVLGSTLTAAYVRAKPGGSILDLASAFALAGVGATVLVNAVILRLALQPLELLERSAARVQAGDLDARAPVSPMADRELEQLTRTFNGSLDAAAAYRARLREVAARALYAAEEERKRIARELHDETAQLLAALLIRIRVLRNADPEALERLLDDMRREIGAALEGVRRFARGLRPPALDELGLVPAIESHVRSVSEIAGVRVRLEAEPVDGALTPEGELAVYRIVQEALSNVVRHAAATRATVRLRREEDQLVVTVEDDGRGFDAARVRSADSGGLGLFGMSERAAYLGGRVEVKSTPGAGTRVCAEIPLAEVRA, encoded by the coding sequence ATGACCGATCCGCCCGCGACGCCCGGAGCGCGCATCCTGCGCGCGCTCCTCCGCGTCCCGCTCTTCTACAAGATCCTCATCGCCAACGCGGCGCTGGTGCTCCTTGGCGCGGTGCTGGGGAGCACGCTGACGGCGGCGTACGTGCGCGCCAAGCCCGGCGGCTCCATCCTGGACCTGGCGAGCGCCTTCGCCCTGGCCGGCGTGGGGGCCACCGTGCTGGTGAACGCCGTCATCCTGCGCCTCGCACTGCAGCCGCTGGAGCTGCTGGAGCGCAGCGCGGCGCGCGTGCAGGCCGGCGACCTGGACGCGCGCGCCCCCGTCTCCCCCATGGCGGACCGCGAGCTGGAGCAGCTCACCCGCACCTTCAATGGCTCCCTCGACGCCGCCGCGGCCTACCGCGCCCGGCTGCGCGAGGTGGCGGCGCGCGCCCTGTACGCGGCCGAGGAGGAGCGGAAGCGTATCGCCCGCGAGCTGCACGACGAGACGGCGCAACTCCTGGCCGCGCTCCTCATCCGCATCCGCGTGCTGCGCAACGCCGATCCCGAGGCGCTGGAACGGCTGCTGGACGACATGCGGCGCGAGATCGGGGCGGCGCTGGAAGGGGTGCGCCGCTTCGCCCGCGGGCTGCGGCCACCCGCGCTCGACGAGCTGGGGCTGGTCCCCGCCATCGAGTCGCACGTCCGTTCCGTGTCCGAGATCGCGGGGGTGCGCGTGCGGCTGGAGGCGGAGCCGGTGGACGGCGCGCTGACGCCCGAAGGCGAGCTTGCGGTGTACAGGATCGTGCAGGAAGCGCTCTCCAACGTCGTGCGCCACGCCGCCGCCACCCGCGCCACCGTGCGGCTGCGGCGGGAGGAGGACCAGCTGGTGGTGACGGTGGAGGACGACGGGCGCGGCTTCGACGCGGCGCGGGTCAGGAGCGCGGACTCGGGAGGGCTGGGACTCTTCGGGATGAGCGAGCGCGCGGCCTACCTGGGCGGGCGCGTGGAGGTGAAGAGCACCCCCGGCGCCGGGACGCGCGTTTGCGCCGAGATCCCGCTGGCCGAGGTGCGCGCGTGA
- a CDS encoding cupin domain-containing protein produces the protein MGDTSVMKVSSASSPTGEHGQKYLATGVTLSMRLWENAPPEDDKEPVARDYEVVGFVISGRAELHTEGQMLILEPGDSWTVPRGATHTYRILEPFTAVEATHPPFQVHGRDAG, from the coding sequence ATGGGCGACACCAGCGTGATGAAGGTCAGCTCCGCGAGCTCGCCGACCGGCGAGCACGGCCAGAAGTACCTCGCAACCGGCGTCACCCTCTCCATGCGCCTGTGGGAGAACGCGCCGCCGGAGGACGACAAGGAGCCGGTGGCCCGCGATTACGAGGTGGTGGGCTTCGTCATCAGCGGGCGCGCGGAGCTGCACACGGAGGGGCAGATGCTCATCCTGGAGCCCGGCGACTCGTGGACGGTGCCGCGCGGCGCCACGCACACCTACCGCATCCTGGAGCCGTTCACGGCCGTGGAGGCGACGCACCCGCCGTTTCAGGTGCACGGGCGCGACGCGGGGTAG
- a CDS encoding DUF3667 domain-containing protein, protein MDDRFCPSCGQRNAERLVSVRRMLSDTLEDQLALNAALPRTLGALFFRPGLLTREYVAGRIARYLPPFRLYLVSSVVFFVALSSITDANRIWRDAAPALREWEAKHPGERPKNINVGLDTLVAPGWMRPLARRILRQQDKLNAMTALESLRVQMESFNRNAPRATFFLVPAFAAVLHLLYLRRRKLYVEHLVFALHVQSFAFLAAAAGLMFPYTLPGRNRVIGLILLGYLLWAMKVAYGQGWPKTILKYAAVVVCYGSILVGTIAALTVISLLTL, encoded by the coding sequence GTGGACGACCGCTTCTGCCCGAGCTGCGGACAGCGCAACGCGGAGCGGCTAGTCTCCGTCCGCCGCATGCTCAGCGACACGCTGGAGGACCAGCTCGCCCTCAACGCCGCCCTTCCGCGCACGTTGGGAGCGCTCTTCTTCCGCCCGGGCCTGCTCACACGCGAGTACGTGGCGGGCCGGATCGCGCGCTACCTGCCGCCCTTTCGCCTGTACCTGGTCTCCAGCGTCGTCTTCTTCGTGGCGCTCTCCAGCATCACCGACGCCAACCGCATCTGGCGCGACGCGGCGCCGGCGCTCCGCGAGTGGGAGGCGAAGCACCCGGGCGAGAGGCCCAAGAACATCAACGTCGGCCTCGACACCCTGGTTGCGCCCGGCTGGATGCGCCCGCTGGCCCGCCGCATTCTCCGCCAGCAGGACAAGCTGAACGCGATGACTGCGCTGGAGTCTCTGCGCGTGCAGATGGAGAGTTTCAACCGCAACGCGCCGCGCGCCACCTTCTTCCTGGTCCCCGCCTTCGCCGCCGTCCTGCACCTCCTCTACCTGCGGCGGCGGAAGCTGTACGTGGAGCACCTGGTCTTCGCCCTTCACGTGCAGTCGTTCGCCTTCCTTGCCGCGGCAGCGGGGCTGATGTTCCCGTACACGCTGCCGGGGCGCAACCGCGTCATCGGGCTGATCCTGCTGGGCTATCTGCTGTGGGCGATGAAGGTGGCGTACGGGCAGGGGTGGCCGAAGACGATCCTCAAGTATGCCGCCGTGGTCGTGTGCTACGGCTCCATCCTCGTCGGGACGATCGCGGCGCTGACGGTGATCTCGCTGCTCACGCTGTGA
- a CDS encoding GAF domain-containing protein yields MAEYTLVADKTGELRMDAAAKAERYGIVTEQVRATLEGERDLLAGMVSIVCLLHNAFPYYFWTGFYRRVAERMLLVGPYQGTMGCLWIPFERGVCGAAAREGRTLIVEDVNAFPGHIACDSASMSEIVVPVWDTQDRLIAVLDVDSTIPAAFDEVDHEHLEAIVALLRDKEALPVVTA; encoded by the coding sequence ATGGCCGAATACACACTGGTTGCCGACAAGACGGGGGAGCTCCGCATGGATGCGGCGGCGAAGGCGGAGCGGTACGGGATCGTCACGGAGCAGGTCCGCGCGACGCTGGAGGGCGAGCGGGACCTGCTGGCGGGGATGGTTTCGATCGTGTGCCTCCTCCACAACGCCTTCCCGTACTACTTCTGGACCGGCTTCTACCGGCGCGTCGCGGAGCGGATGCTGCTGGTGGGGCCGTACCAGGGGACGATGGGATGCCTCTGGATTCCATTCGAGCGCGGGGTGTGCGGCGCCGCGGCGCGCGAGGGAAGGACGCTGATCGTGGAGGACGTGAACGCGTTCCCCGGCCACATCGCCTGCGACTCCGCCTCGATGTCCGAGATCGTGGTGCCGGTGTGGGACACGCAGGACCGCCTGATCGCGGTGCTCGACGTCGACAGCACCATCCCGGCCGCCTTCGACGAGGTGGACCACGAGCACCTGGAGGCGATCGTCGCCCTGCTGCGCGATAAGGAGGCGCTGCCGGTGGTCACAGCGTGA
- a CDS encoding SRPBCC family protein, whose amino-acid sequence MGEPRSAEGGAARTNVGKNERILSVLGGGALAALGLRRKGVQGTILGLAGATLVHRGVTGYCQVYGALGIDRSHETTRPDKPDPDAGFRGSARTAIQRPARELYDFWRDFTTAPRFRDAITRVEILDESTSRWTAAGPMGRSFQWTSRLTEDRPGEYIAWESIEPSDIPNRGSVRFTPFGDGTQAEVHYAVEIDAPGGVVGQAILGLFHSMPQAMLEDDLRRFRELMEAGAPARRELQ is encoded by the coding sequence ATGGGCGAGCCGCGCAGCGCCGAAGGCGGCGCCGCGCGTACGAATGTCGGAAAGAACGAGCGCATCCTCTCGGTGCTGGGCGGGGGCGCGCTGGCCGCGCTCGGCCTGCGCAGAAAGGGCGTGCAGGGCACCATCCTCGGCCTCGCCGGCGCGACGCTGGTGCACCGCGGTGTGACGGGCTACTGCCAGGTGTACGGCGCCCTGGGCATCGACCGCTCGCACGAGACCACGCGCCCCGACAAGCCCGATCCCGACGCCGGGTTCCGCGGCTCGGCGCGCACGGCCATCCAGCGGCCGGCGCGCGAGCTGTACGACTTCTGGCGCGATTTCACCACCGCGCCGCGCTTCCGCGACGCCATCACGCGCGTGGAGATCCTGGACGAGAGCACCTCGCGCTGGACCGCAGCGGGACCGATGGGCCGCTCCTTCCAGTGGACCTCGCGGCTGACGGAGGACCGTCCGGGCGAGTACATCGCGTGGGAGTCGATCGAACCGTCAGACATCCCCAACCGCGGCTCGGTGCGCTTCACCCCGTTCGGCGACGGCACGCAGGCGGAGGTGCACTACGCGGTGGAGATTGACGCGCCGGGCGGCGTGGTGGGCCAGGCGATCCTGGGCCTCTTCCACAGCATGCCGCAGGCGATGCTGGAGGACGATCTGCGCCGCTTCCGCGAGCTGATGGAAGCCGGGGCGCCGGCGCGGCGCGAGCTCCAGTAA